From Streptomyces sp. CMB-StM0423, a single genomic window includes:
- a CDS encoding IS5 family transposase (programmed frameshift) has protein sequence MARPLIPEQRTRPQGGGTANTPDETLFAAIIYVLVSGCAWRALPPCFGISKSTAHRRFLIWSRAGVWGRLHEAVLHRLDDAGLIDVTRVVLDTAHVRAKKGGKHTGPSPVDRGKPGSRMHILSDTNGLPLVVGVSAGNTHDSEGLKPMVEGHQTRHDPDRGRYFKPERLHADKAYDRPDLRKWLRGKRIGVRIARKGIESSERLGRRRWVIERTMSWLSGYRRLSPRYERNPRNYLAFLGLAAALCCYKRLVRLTT, from the exons ATCGCGAGGCCGCTGATCCCGGAGCAACGAACACGGCCGCAGGGCGGCGGAACAGCCAACACCCCTGATGAAACGCTGTTCGCGGCCATCATCTACGTGTTGGTCAGCGGCTGCGCCTGGCGGGCGCTGCCGCCCTGCTTCGGCATCTCGAAGTCCACCGCCCACCGGCGGTTCCTCATCTGGTCCAGAGCCGGCGTCTGGGGCCGTCTGCATGAAGCAGTCCTGCACCGGCTCGACGACGCCGGCCTCATCGACGTCACCCGCGTCGTCCTCGACACCGCCCACGTCAGGGCAAAAAAAG GGGGCAAACACACAGGTCCGAGCCCCGTGGACCGAGGCAAGCCGGGTTCCAGGATGCACATCCTGTCGGACACGAACGGACTGCCCCTCGTCGTCGGCGTCTCAGCTGGCAACACCCACGACAGTGAAGGGCTGAAGCCCATGGTCGAGGGTCACCAAACGAGACACGACCCGGATCGCGGCCGATACTTCAAGCCCGAGCGCCTGCACGCGGACAAAGCTTATGACCGGCCCGACCTGCGGAAATGGTTACGCGGCAAGCGCATCGGAGTCCGGATCGCCCGCAAAGGCATCGAGTCCAGCGAACGATTGGGCCGCCGCAGGTGGGTGATCGAACGCACGATGTCGTGGCTGTCCGGCTACCGCAGACTCAGCCCCCGCTACGAACGCAACCCCCGCAACTACCTGGCCTTCCTCGGCCTCGCCGCAGCCCTCTGCTGCTACAAACGACTCGTCCGCCTCACCACGTAG
- a CDS encoding N-acetylmuramoyl-L-alanine amidase: MRRRSSTAARRRVSVAALAVVAALSVGGTQATAEPQQDGNPLNTAFDQAAAEYDVPRDLLAAVGYGETHLDGHNGQPSQANGYGVMHLVSNPDNKSLHRAAELTGRSSSRLRGDTAANIEGGAAVLRDHADALGLAAAKRGDLDAWYPAVARYSGAGEAGATLYADAVYEVLAEGVTTVVDGEKVEIAAHDVAPERGAYAARDIGTASTDYPPALWVPASPSNYNSGRSASINKIVIHVTQGSYAGSISWFQNPAAQSSAHYVVRSSDGEVTQMVRDGDTAWHARDANSSSLGIEHEGWVDDPSWFTDSMYRSSAALTRHLADRYGVPKDRAHILGHVEVPGNDHTDPGPHWNWNYYMELVGGSGGPPPPSDRYWVDTFANAPGYDSPTSTNETGTLHQGTNYVFCKVWGREIRDSSGNFNHWWLRTDLDVGPGNQYVAAYYLSRWGNDEAKDNNGRDIPEC, encoded by the coding sequence ATGCGCAGACGCTCATCCACAGCAGCCAGACGGCGTGTGTCGGTGGCGGCCCTTGCAGTCGTCGCTGCGCTGTCCGTCGGCGGGACGCAGGCCACCGCCGAGCCACAGCAGGACGGCAACCCGCTGAACACCGCTTTCGACCAGGCCGCAGCGGAATATGACGTTCCACGGGACCTGCTGGCCGCCGTCGGCTACGGCGAGACCCACCTGGACGGCCACAACGGCCAGCCCAGCCAGGCCAACGGCTACGGGGTCATGCACCTGGTCAGCAACCCCGACAACAAGTCTCTACACCGGGCGGCGGAACTCACCGGCCGTTCTTCCAGCCGACTGCGCGGCGATACCGCTGCGAACATCGAGGGCGGCGCCGCCGTACTGCGCGACCACGCGGACGCGTTGGGACTGGCCGCAGCCAAACGAGGCGACCTCGACGCCTGGTACCCGGCTGTGGCCCGCTACAGCGGCGCCGGGGAAGCCGGCGCGACCCTGTACGCGGACGCCGTCTACGAGGTCCTCGCCGAGGGCGTCACCACTGTGGTCGACGGCGAGAAGGTGGAGATCGCCGCGCACGACGTAGCCCCTGAGCGGGGCGCCTACGCGGCGCGCGACATCGGCACCGCGAGCACGGACTACCCGCCCGCGCTGTGGGTGCCCGCCTCACCAAGCAACTACAACTCCGGGCGCTCCGCGTCGATCAACAAGATCGTCATCCATGTGACGCAAGGTTCGTACGCGGGCTCGATCAGCTGGTTCCAGAATCCGGCGGCGCAGAGCAGCGCACACTACGTGGTCCGTTCCTCGGACGGCGAAGTCACACAGATGGTGCGGGACGGCGACACGGCCTGGCATGCGCGAGACGCCAACTCCTCATCGCTGGGGATCGAGCACGAGGGATGGGTGGACGACCCGAGCTGGTTCACCGACTCGATGTACCGGTCGTCGGCCGCGCTCACCCGACACCTGGCGGACCGCTACGGGGTCCCCAAGGACCGCGCGCACATCCTCGGCCATGTCGAGGTTCCCGGCAACGACCACACGGACCCAGGGCCGCACTGGAACTGGAACTACTACATGGAACTGGTCGGTGGCTCGGGCGGTCCGCCCCCGCCCAGCGACCGGTACTGGGTCGACACGTTCGCCAACGCCCCCGGGTACGACTCCCCGACCAGCACGAACGAGACCGGCACCCTGCACCAGGGCACCAACTACGTCTTCTGCAAGGTCTGGGGCCGGGAGATCCGCGACAGCTCCGGCAACTTCAACCACTGGTGGCTGCGCACCGACCTGGACGTAGGCCCGGGAAACCAGTACGTCGCGGCCTACTACCTCTCGCGCTGGGGCAACGACGAGGCCAAGGACAACAACGGGCGCGACATCCCCGAGTGCTGA
- a CDS encoding CRISPR-associated endonuclease Cas3'' — protein MTPGHEADHAAFCGLSAGARVAWGKSDRKTDDWLPLFRHMCDSGAVAGRLWDAWLPPSVRELVSEGLPGGPQDGRRLAVWMAASHDIGKATPAFACQSDSLAQTMRSRGLDMPSLKQLGDDRKLAPHGIAGQLLLQEWLLERHGWSHRASGQFAVVVGGHHGVPPSHQRIHDLELRPHLLRTGGPAGRSWKAVQYELLDACARFAGADARLGDWRRVKLTQPAQVALTALVIVADWIASSAELFPYSLDEEGLGSTQERMEAAWRGLDLPTPWEPDEPREAVDVLFRSRFELRRGAVVRPVQEEAVRTAREMVPAGLVIIEAPMGEGKTEAAFAAAEILAARSGAGGCMVALPTRATGDAMFTRLLAWLDHLPRDDGASSVFLGHAKAAFNDTWAGLLRSGSRAVTAVDDDGMQRIPPPGAERRENPAGLQAHQWLRGRKKGLDRSPGTLSVQFIGAFGARSTSVN, from the coding sequence ATGACTCCGGGCCACGAGGCTGATCACGCCGCATTCTGCGGCCTGTCTGCTGGTGCACGTGTGGCCTGGGGGAAGAGTGATCGCAAGACTGATGACTGGCTTCCGCTGTTCCGGCACATGTGCGACTCGGGCGCAGTAGCCGGGAGGCTGTGGGATGCGTGGCTACCCCCCAGTGTCAGGGAGTTGGTCTCTGAAGGGCTGCCCGGGGGTCCGCAGGACGGGCGCCGGTTGGCGGTCTGGATGGCGGCGTCTCATGACATCGGCAAGGCCACGCCTGCCTTCGCGTGTCAAAGCGATTCCCTGGCTCAGACCATGCGCAGCCGGGGTCTGGACATGCCGAGCCTGAAGCAGCTGGGTGACGATCGCAAGCTGGCGCCTCACGGGATCGCCGGGCAACTGCTGCTGCAGGAATGGCTTCTTGAGCGGCACGGTTGGTCACATCGTGCCAGCGGTCAGTTCGCGGTCGTGGTGGGTGGACATCACGGCGTGCCACCCAGTCATCAGAGGATTCACGATCTTGAACTGCGGCCTCACCTGTTGCGGACCGGGGGTCCGGCCGGCCGTTCGTGGAAGGCTGTGCAGTACGAGTTGCTGGACGCGTGCGCGCGGTTCGCGGGAGCCGACGCGCGCCTTGGTGACTGGCGTCGCGTCAAGCTGACGCAGCCGGCGCAGGTGGCCCTGACGGCGTTGGTGATCGTGGCTGACTGGATAGCCAGTTCCGCTGAGTTGTTTCCTTACTCTCTCGACGAGGAAGGGCTCGGGAGCACTCAGGAGCGCATGGAGGCAGCCTGGCGAGGGCTTGATCTGCCCACTCCGTGGGAGCCGGATGAACCGCGGGAGGCAGTTGACGTACTGTTCCGCTCCCGCTTCGAACTCCGCCGGGGCGCCGTGGTGCGTCCGGTGCAAGAAGAGGCCGTGCGCACCGCACGGGAGATGGTTCCCGCCGGGCTCGTGATCATCGAAGCTCCGATGGGTGAGGGTAAGACCGAGGCGGCGTTTGCCGCGGCCGAGATCCTGGCGGCGCGTAGCGGGGCTGGCGGCTGCATGGTGGCACTGCCGACCCGGGCCACCGGGGACGCGATGTTCACACGGCTGCTGGCGTGGCTAGATCACCTACCCCGAGATGACGGTGCGTCCTCGGTGTTCCTCGGCCATGCGAAGGCCGCTTTCAACGACACCTGGGCCGGCTTGCTGCGCAGCGGAAGTCGCGCCGTCACCGCGGTGGACGACGACGGGATGCAGCGCATCCCCCCTCCAGGCGCTGAGCGGAGGGAGAACCCGGCTGGCCTGCAGGCGCACCAGTGGTTGCGGGGGCGGAAGAAGGGGCTTGACCGGTCGCCGGGAACGCTGTCTGTCCAGTTCATCGGGGCATTCGGAGCAAGATCAACGAGCGTCAATTGA
- a CDS encoding potassium channel family protein: MHIVIMGCGRVGSTLARTLEQQGHTVSVIDRDPTAFRRLGPGFGGRRITGIGFDQDTLKDAGIEEAGAFAAVSSGDNSNIIAARVAREMFGVENVAARIYDPRRAEVYQRLGIPTVATVRWTADQMLRRLLPSGAEPLWRDPSGRVELAEVHTSASWIGRRVAELQEETGVRVAFLTRQGEAVLPTAKTVLQDGDLVHVIMRTDEVEQVEAACAKGPETEDRR; the protein is encoded by the coding sequence GTGCACATCGTGATCATGGGGTGCGGCCGGGTGGGCTCCACCCTGGCGCGCACGCTGGAGCAGCAGGGGCACACGGTGTCGGTGATCGACCGAGACCCCACCGCCTTCCGCCGCCTCGGCCCCGGCTTCGGCGGGCGCCGCATCACCGGCATCGGCTTCGACCAGGACACCCTGAAGGACGCCGGCATCGAGGAGGCGGGGGCCTTCGCCGCGGTCAGCTCCGGCGACAACTCGAACATCATCGCCGCCCGCGTCGCCCGCGAGATGTTCGGCGTCGAGAACGTCGCCGCGCGGATCTACGACCCCCGCCGCGCCGAGGTCTACCAGCGGCTCGGCATCCCCACCGTCGCCACCGTCCGCTGGACCGCCGACCAGATGCTGCGCCGGCTGCTGCCCTCGGGCGCGGAGCCGCTGTGGCGGGACCCGAGCGGCCGGGTGGAGCTGGCCGAGGTGCACACCTCGGCGTCGTGGATCGGGCGCCGGGTGGCGGAGTTGCAGGAGGAGACGGGCGTACGGGTCGCGTTCCTGACCCGGCAGGGCGAGGCCGTGCTGCCCACCGCGAAGACGGTGCTGCAGGACGGCGACCTGGTGCATGTGATCATGCGTACCGACGAGGTGGAGCAGGTCGAGGCGGCCTGTGCGAAGGGCCCGGAGACGGAGGACCGACGGTGA
- a CDS encoding GNAT family N-acetyltransferase has product MRRTSSAPLADPPDASGHLPAERPATPGTTKPPPVALLHSHQWHLTQRSVRAAGGELCHISMVFVHPNHGGRRLGLLLLEGISGARQQTGILTPPGMTGKSNDRAQHLYRRAGFTPSGRTLLLDSGEPVFHFVRPASYPERSTRFRSEAAPGRRGTRSWQSRQ; this is encoded by the coding sequence GTGCGGAGGACGTCATCCGCTCCCCTCGCAGACCCGCCCGATGCCAGCGGTCACCTACCCGCGGAACGCCCCGCCACTCCGGGCACGACCAAGCCGCCGCCGGTGGCCCTCCTCCACAGCCACCAGTGGCACCTCACCCAGCGATCAGTTCGGGCAGCCGGTGGAGAGCTGTGCCACATCTCCATGGTTTTCGTCCACCCCAACCACGGGGGGCGACGGTTGGGCCTGCTCCTGCTCGAAGGCATCTCAGGGGCACGCCAGCAAACAGGGATACTCACACCTCCAGGTATGACCGGTAAGAGCAACGACCGGGCGCAACACCTCTACCGACGCGCTGGCTTCACTCCCAGCGGACGCACCCTCCTGCTCGACAGCGGGGAACCCGTGTTCCATTTCGTCCGCCCCGCTTCATACCCGGAAAGATCAACGCGGTTCCGCTCCGAGGCTGCCCCCGGCCGTCGCGGTACACGCAGCTGGCAATCGCGTCAGTGA
- a CDS encoding transposase, whose protein sequence is MGVGLSQRLVPDDLWSLVAPLLPSFPSRPQGGGTAPVDERAVFTAVVYVLTSGCAWRHLPETFGVSPATAHRRFTDPRHALHDRHPRGHARRQQHGQLGLAAGERREVVGRRTRHRGHPGVSRPADHPRVGRPPPGGPARHQRLGHVGWQVRVEPSAAPLEAPVHGVEGGHLRHPAIGSGAADPPVHLALRHTCPGA, encoded by the coding sequence ATGGGTGTTGGTCTGTCCCAGCGGCTGGTTCCTGATGATCTCTGGTCGCTTGTCGCTCCGTTGCTGCCGTCGTTTCCTTCGCGTCCGCAGGGAGGCGGTACTGCGCCGGTTGACGAGCGGGCCGTGTTCACGGCCGTCGTGTACGTGCTGACCAGCGGCTGTGCGTGGAGGCATCTGCCGGAGACGTTCGGGGTCTCGCCGGCGACCGCCCACCGCCGCTTTACCGATCCCCGCCATGCCCTCCACGACCGTCACCCGCGGGGCCACGCTCGGCGCCAGCAACACGGCCAACTCGGCCTCGCGGCCGGTGAACGCCGGGAGGTCGTCGGGCGGCGCACCCGCCACCGCGGCCACCCCGGCGTCAGCCGACCCGCCGACCACCCGCGCGTAGGCCGCCCGCCACCGGGCGGCCCCGCCCGCCACCAGCGCCTCGGCCACGTCGGCTGGCAAGTCCGCGTCGAGCCGTCGGCGGCCCCGCTGGAAGCACCGGTGCACGGTGTCGAAGGCGGGCACCTCAGGCACCCCGCGATCGGCTCGGGCGCGGCAGACCCGCCGGTGCACCTCGCGCTCCGACACACCTGCCCAGGCGCGTAA
- a CDS encoding mechanosensitive ion channel family protein has translation MSHNQTSLAINFTEGFNDAWSKVAQFVPELALFLIILAIGWSCAKVAARVLDRILRKAGSEKLAERAGAARLLTDAQVDITALLCRIAYYGLLLVTLQLGFGVFGPNPVTVMIDRLVTWLPQLIVAVVLVVVAMAIANVVRSLITAALSSVFYGKTVGTAAWAVIATLGVIAALGQAGIATTVTQPVLYAALSAVAGILIVGVGGGLINPMRQRWERWLDVAEQESARARAERDPSGA, from the coding sequence ATGTCCCACAATCAAACATCCCTTGCGATCAACTTCACTGAAGGATTCAACGACGCCTGGTCGAAAGTAGCCCAGTTCGTTCCCGAACTCGCCTTGTTCCTCATCATCCTCGCCATCGGCTGGAGCTGCGCAAAAGTAGCCGCGCGAGTCCTGGACCGAATTTTGCGTAAGGCCGGAAGCGAAAAACTCGCCGAACGGGCCGGCGCGGCACGCCTGCTGACGGATGCCCAGGTGGATATCACGGCGCTGCTCTGCCGCATCGCCTACTACGGACTGTTGCTGGTTACCTTGCAGCTCGGCTTCGGCGTGTTCGGCCCCAACCCCGTCACCGTGATGATCGACCGACTCGTGACCTGGCTGCCTCAACTCATCGTCGCTGTCGTGCTGGTAGTCGTCGCGATGGCCATAGCCAACGTCGTTCGCTCCTTGATTACGGCCGCCCTCTCCAGCGTCTTCTACGGCAAGACCGTCGGGACAGCCGCGTGGGCCGTCATCGCCACCCTCGGTGTGATCGCCGCGCTCGGCCAGGCGGGCATCGCGACGACCGTCACCCAGCCCGTCCTCTACGCCGCGCTCTCGGCCGTGGCCGGCATCCTGATCGTCGGTGTCGGCGGCGGCCTGATCAACCCGATGCGGCAGCGCTGGGAGCGCTGGCTGGACGTGGCGGAGCAAGAGTCCGCCCGCGCCCGGGCCGAGCGCGATCCGTCCGGAGCCTGA
- a CDS encoding potassium channel family protein, which produces MRVAIAGAGAVGRSIAGELLDNGHEVLLIDKTPTAIAVERVPRAEWLLADACEIASLDEAALQRCHVVIAATGDDKVNLVVSLLAKTEYGVPRVVARVNNPRNEWLFTEAWGVDVAVSTPRLMSALVEEAVSVGDLVRLLRFSHGDANLVELTLPEESALTGTSVGDVDWPADTTLVTIIRGSTVLTPKPDDTLEAGDELLFVAAQAREEQLEELLSVRREG; this is translated from the coding sequence GTGAGAGTCGCGATCGCAGGTGCCGGTGCGGTGGGCCGCTCCATCGCGGGCGAGCTGCTGGACAACGGGCACGAGGTCCTGCTCATCGACAAGACCCCCACCGCCATCGCCGTCGAGCGGGTGCCGCGGGCGGAGTGGCTGCTCGCCGACGCCTGCGAGATCGCCTCGCTGGACGAGGCCGCGCTGCAGCGCTGCCACGTGGTCATCGCCGCCACCGGCGACGACAAGGTCAACCTCGTCGTCTCGCTGCTCGCCAAGACCGAGTACGGGGTGCCGCGCGTGGTCGCCCGGGTCAACAACCCGCGCAACGAGTGGCTCTTCACCGAGGCGTGGGGCGTGGACGTCGCCGTCTCCACGCCGCGGCTGATGTCCGCCCTGGTGGAGGAGGCCGTCAGCGTCGGCGACCTGGTCCGGCTGCTGCGCTTCAGCCACGGTGACGCGAACCTCGTCGAGCTGACCCTGCCGGAGGAGTCGGCCCTCACGGGCACCTCCGTCGGCGACGTCGACTGGCCCGCGGACACCACGCTGGTGACGATCATCCGCGGCAGCACGGTCCTCACCCCGAAGCCCGACGACACCCTGGAGGCGGGCGACGAGCTGCTGTTCGTGGCCGCGCAGGCGCGCGAGGAGCAGTTGGAGGAGCTTCTTTCGGTACGCCGCGAAGGCTGA
- a CDS encoding class I SAM-dependent RNA methyltransferase: protein MPEEQQAHATSPSVVGEEYEVEVGPVAHGGHCVARTAEGQVLFVRHTLPGERVVARVTEGRAGARFLRADAVRVLEPAKDRIEAPCPYAGPGKCGGCDFQHVAPGAQRRLKADVLAEQLTRLAGLTAEDAGWDGTVEPVPGDKVPKGEVPAWRTRVQYAIDPGGHAGLRKHRSHEVQPVDRCLIAAPEVEELGVESREWPQLATVEAIAATGSGDRQVVLTPRPGGRLPLVELDRPVSVLRAEDSRTPGVPAAIHRVHGRDFVRERAAGRTWRVGAGGFWQVHPRGADLLVETVMTGLMPKKGDMALDLYCGVGLFAGALAERVGEKGAVLGIESGKRAAADARHNLADLDRVRIEQGKVDRVLPRTGITEADLVVLDPPRTGAGRQVITQIATLHPRRIAYVACDPAALARDLSYFTAAGYTPKWTRAFDLFPMTHHMECVAVLVRAEKAA, encoded by the coding sequence GTGCCCGAAGAACAGCAGGCCCACGCCACGTCCCCGAGTGTGGTCGGGGAGGAGTACGAGGTCGAGGTCGGCCCGGTGGCGCACGGCGGGCACTGCGTGGCCCGTACGGCGGAGGGCCAGGTGCTCTTCGTACGCCACACGCTGCCCGGCGAACGGGTCGTGGCCCGGGTCACCGAGGGACGCGCCGGCGCACGCTTCCTGCGCGCGGACGCGGTCCGGGTGCTGGAGCCGGCGAAGGACCGCATCGAGGCGCCGTGCCCCTACGCCGGCCCCGGCAAGTGCGGCGGCTGCGACTTCCAGCACGTCGCCCCGGGTGCGCAACGCCGGCTGAAGGCCGACGTACTCGCCGAGCAACTGACCCGGCTCGCGGGGCTCACCGCAGAGGACGCGGGGTGGGACGGCACGGTGGAGCCGGTGCCGGGCGACAAGGTGCCGAAGGGCGAGGTACCCGCGTGGCGCACCCGGGTGCAGTACGCGATCGACCCCGGCGGTCACGCGGGCCTGCGCAAGCACCGCTCGCACGAGGTACAGCCCGTGGACCGCTGCCTGATCGCCGCCCCGGAGGTGGAGGAGCTGGGCGTGGAGAGCCGGGAGTGGCCGCAACTGGCCACGGTGGAGGCCATCGCCGCCACCGGCTCCGGCGACCGCCAGGTCGTCCTCACCCCCCGCCCGGGCGGCCGGCTCCCCCTGGTCGAACTGGACCGCCCCGTCTCCGTACTCCGCGCGGAAGACTCCCGCACCCCGGGCGTCCCCGCCGCGATCCACCGCGTCCACGGCCGCGACTTCGTCCGCGAACGCGCCGCGGGCCGCACCTGGCGCGTCGGCGCGGGCGGCTTCTGGCAGGTCCACCCGCGGGGCGCGGACCTGCTCGTCGAGACGGTGATGACGGGCCTGATGCCGAAGAAGGGCGACATGGCCCTCGACCTCTACTGCGGCGTCGGCCTCTTCGCCGGCGCCCTCGCCGAACGCGTCGGCGAGAAGGGCGCGGTCCTCGGCATCGAGTCCGGCAAACGCGCCGCCGCGGACGCCCGCCACAACCTCGCCGACCTCGACCGCGTCCGCATCGAACAGGGCAAGGTCGACCGCGTCCTCCCCCGCACGGGCATCACGGAAGCGGACCTCGTAGTCCTGGACCCACCCCGCACCGGCGCCGGCCGCCAGGTGATCACCCAGATCGCCACCCTCCACCCCCGCCGCATCGCCTACGTCGCCTGCGACCCGGCAGCCCTGGCCCGGGACCTCTCGTACTTCACCGCCGCGGGCTACACCCCGAAGTGGACCCGCGCCTTCGACCTCTTCCCGATGACCCATCACATGGAGTGCGTGGCAGTGCTTGTGAGGGCGGAAAAGGCTGCCTGA
- a CDS encoding TetR/AcrR family transcriptional regulator, translating to MAETSPAPSRRDAAPDQARAMIVAAALPLVIEYGASVSTAKIARAAGIGEGTIFRAFADKDALLAACITEAVRPDDTLVHLESIALDQPLAARLTEAAEVMRGYMTRMLAVTGILVSAGGPERPAPANPAKDGRSPDPGTALAALFGPDQDSLRLAPERLADAFQMLLMSAGRPGAPDPLTTEELVDLFLNGALTIPGEAR from the coding sequence ATGGCAGAGACCTCCCCCGCTCCCTCCCGGCGCGATGCGGCCCCCGACCAGGCCCGCGCGATGATCGTCGCCGCGGCCCTTCCCCTCGTCATCGAGTACGGCGCCTCCGTGTCCACGGCGAAGATCGCGCGCGCCGCAGGCATTGGAGAGGGCACGATCTTCCGGGCCTTCGCCGATAAAGACGCCCTGCTCGCGGCCTGCATAACCGAGGCGGTACGGCCCGACGACACCCTCGTCCACCTGGAATCGATCGCACTGGACCAGCCACTGGCGGCCCGGCTCACCGAGGCGGCCGAGGTGATGCGCGGCTACATGACGCGCATGCTCGCCGTTACCGGCATCCTCGTGTCGGCCGGGGGACCGGAACGCCCTGCACCTGCCAATCCCGCCAAAGACGGCCGTTCCCCGGATCCCGGCACAGCCCTGGCCGCCCTGTTCGGCCCCGACCAGGACTCCCTGCGATTGGCCCCGGAACGGCTCGCGGACGCCTTCCAGATGCTCCTCATGTCTGCCGGCCGCCCCGGCGCCCCGGATCCGCTGACCACCGAAGAACTGGTGGACCTCTTCCTCAACGGCGCGCTCACGATCCCGGGGGAGGCCCGGTGA
- a CDS encoding OB-fold nucleic acid binding domain-containing protein: protein MDPARSADRPAGPFRRLLGRITGAAEPPAEDSLPPAEETADVTPIRQCHDRAVVTVTGSLRTVTLQPRAGVPALQAELFDGTDSLDLVWLGRRAITGIEPGRSLTASGRIAMSRGRRVLFNPKYELRPLGQEQR from the coding sequence ATGGACCCCGCCCGCAGCGCCGACCGACCCGCCGGCCCGTTCCGCCGGCTGCTGGGCCGTATCACCGGCGCCGCGGAGCCGCCGGCGGAGGACAGTCTGCCGCCCGCCGAGGAGACCGCCGACGTCACGCCGATCCGGCAGTGCCACGACCGCGCCGTCGTCACCGTCACCGGCAGTCTCCGCACCGTCACGCTCCAGCCGCGCGCCGGCGTCCCCGCGCTGCAGGCGGAGCTCTTCGACGGCACGGACTCGCTCGACCTGGTCTGGCTCGGCCGCCGCGCCATCACCGGCATCGAGCCGGGCCGCAGCCTGACCGCCTCGGGCCGGATCGCCATGAGCCGCGGGCGGCGGGTGCTCTTCAACCCCAAGTACGAACTGCGACCCCTCGGACAGGAGCAGCGGTGA
- a CDS encoding DUF3159 domain-containing protein, translated as MTSFQKPADERAGGTGATGGPPGTAPAPAPSAEDSAARTASDVPEGDSHAVTQAAMAEAFGGIRGMVETTVPGLVFVLVYTIGSDIKPSAIAALGVSVLLGLSRLITGGTFKHAFSGVFGVAIGVAFANMTGNAKDFYLPGLLYGLGLALAYILSTLAGLPLIGVILGPLFRENLSWRTRNPGRKKAYAKASWAWGLIFLAKSAILFPLYFWADPKEFGWVIVALKIPPLLLAVTLTYIFLKQAPPPIDVIAEAEAEEKAQAEREKSGRPAAERD; from the coding sequence GTGACGTCTTTCCAGAAGCCGGCCGACGAGCGCGCCGGCGGCACCGGCGCGACCGGCGGCCCGCCCGGGACCGCACCCGCACCGGCGCCCTCCGCCGAGGACAGTGCCGCCCGCACCGCCTCCGACGTACCGGAGGGGGACTCGCACGCCGTCACGCAGGCCGCCATGGCAGAGGCGTTCGGCGGCATCCGCGGCATGGTGGAGACCACGGTCCCCGGGCTCGTCTTCGTGCTCGTCTACACCATCGGCTCGGACATCAAGCCCTCCGCGATCGCCGCGCTCGGGGTCTCGGTGCTGCTCGGCCTCTCCCGGCTGATCACCGGTGGCACCTTCAAACACGCCTTCAGCGGCGTCTTCGGCGTGGCCATCGGCGTCGCCTTCGCGAACATGACGGGCAACGCCAAGGACTTCTACCTCCCGGGACTGCTCTACGGCCTCGGGCTGGCGCTCGCGTACATCCTCAGCACCCTCGCGGGCCTGCCGCTGATCGGCGTGATCCTCGGCCCGCTTTTCCGCGAGAACCTGTCGTGGCGCACCCGCAACCCCGGCCGCAAGAAGGCGTACGCCAAGGCGAGCTGGGCCTGGGGCCTGATCTTCCTGGCCAAGTCCGCGATCCTCTTCCCGCTGTACTTCTGGGCCGACCCCAAGGAGTTCGGCTGGGTGATTGTCGCGCTGAAGATCCCGCCGCTGCTGCTCGCGGTCACGCTCACGTACATCTTCCTCAAACAGGCGCCGCCGCCGATCGACGTGATCGCGGAGGCGGAAGCGGAGGAGAAGGCTCAGGCGGAACGGGAGAAGAGCGGCCGGCCGGCGGCCGAGCGCGACTAG